Proteins co-encoded in one uncultured Draconibacterium sp. genomic window:
- a CDS encoding LytTR family DNA-binding domain-containing protein produces the protein MKILIVEDEPLAAAQLAAHISALQPEAKIMAVCDTVKATVEWLQNNEAPELAFFDIQLGDGLSFEIFEQCNFKQPVIFTTAYDNYAIRAFKVNSVDYLLKPIEREELKKALDKFAQLAQPATSSFTPDVLHEMVASLKKKNYKERFLVKVGTHLRVIETANVLYFYSFEKGTYAKVSDGKDYLLDQSLELVETMVDPNVFFRINRKYLVALKCISDVIAYSNSRLKLKVQQGNDDDFLVAREKVKSFKHWLEGGV, from the coding sequence ATGAAAATACTGATAGTAGAAGACGAACCATTGGCAGCGGCACAGTTGGCTGCTCATATTTCTGCCTTACAACCGGAAGCAAAAATTATGGCTGTTTGCGATACCGTAAAAGCTACGGTTGAATGGTTGCAAAACAACGAAGCGCCTGAGCTGGCATTTTTTGATATTCAGCTGGGCGACGGACTGAGTTTTGAAATATTTGAACAATGTAACTTTAAGCAGCCCGTAATTTTTACCACGGCTTACGACAATTATGCCATTCGTGCTTTTAAAGTGAACAGTGTAGACTATTTATTAAAACCCATTGAACGCGAAGAGCTAAAAAAGGCACTCGATAAGTTTGCGCAGCTAGCCCAACCGGCAACTTCGTCCTTTACTCCCGATGTGCTGCACGAAATGGTGGCTTCGCTGAAAAAGAAAAACTACAAAGAGCGTTTTCTGGTGAAAGTGGGTACGCATCTTCGGGTAATTGAGACTGCCAATGTGCTGTATTTCTACAGTTTCGAGAAAGGTACTTACGCCAAAGTGTCGGATGGCAAAGATTATCTGCTCGACCAAAGCCTGGAACTGGTGGAAACGATGGTTGATCCGAATGTGTTTTTCCGCATTAACCGCAAATATTTAGTGGCTTTAAAATGTATCAGCGATGTAATTGCCTACAGTAATTCGCGTTTGAAACTAAAGGTACAACAGGGCAACGACGACGATTTCCTTGTGGCCCGCGAAAAAGTAAAAAGCTTTAAGCATTGGCTCGAAGGCGGG
- a CDS encoding histidine kinase has translation MRKHVIVNWLVAIVVSILIGLVTTVSMGGSLKMPFMQFVWNAGYSMSLGLPLFANGYLFKWFEKRYIDWINRPGTSVVRALLMHLFYSSVVIWAVNWFWFIYVMDSQWDSFLQYNRGTVISEYIIFIIIASIIYAISFFKAWRNEVQQTEEVKRESLALKYKVLQDQINPHFLFNSLNVLGSLIDIDSEKAKQFTRELSKFYRDVLQFKDLDIISLKEEIDFVTKYIYLQQIRFGEALQVDIIANEKVEGKVIPLSVQALVENAIKHNEISKANPLKIVVAISDNYELVVENNLQPKIHVEDSSKTGLKNMAGRYEYLTGKQMLVTKNGGYFRVSVPLIRIEEGS, from the coding sequence ATGCGTAAGCACGTAATCGTTAACTGGCTGGTTGCTATTGTTGTTTCAATTCTTATTGGGCTGGTTACAACTGTATCAATGGGAGGATCGTTAAAAATGCCTTTTATGCAGTTTGTATGGAACGCTGGATATTCTATGAGTCTCGGACTTCCGCTATTCGCCAACGGATATTTATTCAAATGGTTTGAAAAACGGTACATCGATTGGATAAATCGTCCGGGCACCAGTGTTGTACGTGCTTTGCTGATGCATCTTTTTTATTCGAGTGTTGTTATCTGGGCCGTCAACTGGTTTTGGTTTATTTATGTTATGGATAGTCAATGGGACTCATTTCTGCAATACAACCGGGGCACCGTTATTTCGGAGTATATTATTTTTATAATTATAGCATCAATTATTTATGCCATTTCGTTTTTTAAAGCCTGGCGCAACGAGGTACAACAAACGGAAGAAGTGAAACGCGAATCGCTGGCCCTGAAATACAAAGTGTTGCAGGATCAGATTAATCCGCATTTTCTTTTTAATAGTTTGAATGTGCTGGGGAGCCTCATCGATATTGATTCAGAAAAAGCCAAACAGTTTACACGCGAACTCTCGAAATTTTACCGCGATGTGTTGCAGTTTAAAGACCTCGACATTATTTCGTTAAAAGAAGAGATTGATTTTGTGACCAAATACATTTATCTGCAGCAAATTCGCTTTGGCGAGGCGCTTCAGGTGGATATTATTGCCAACGAAAAGGTAGAAGGAAAGGTAATTCCGCTGTCGGTACAAGCGTTGGTGGAAAACGCCATTAAACACAACGAAATATCGAAGGCTAATCCGTTAAAGATTGTGGTAGCTATTTCCGACAATTACGAATTAGTAGTAGAGAATAATCTTCAACCCAAAATACATGTAGAAGATTCGAGCAAAACAGGCCTTAAAAATATGGCCGGACGTTATGAATACCTTACCGGAAAGCAAATGTTGGTAACAAAGAACGGAGGTTATTTCAGGGTAAGTGTTCCGTTGATAAGGATTGAAGAAGGAAGTTAG